The nucleotide sequence CATTCGGGTTTCGCCCAACAACACAATTATTTCCGTCACGGATCACAAAGGTTGGCCTTCTGAAAGACCATTTATAAAACCTGGATATTTTACTAAATACGTACTACTTTCAGGAGTCCTCCGGCTGATACGATCCTGCGGCATTGAGGGGTTCAAAAACACTCGCAAGGGAACCAACATCGCTGCTCAAGCTACTGCTGTTACCATTAGTGGAGTAAGTTGAATTCCGGAAGAAAGATATTCCAAATAGTCaataataaacttaaaaactCTTGTTATTGTAAGaccaaaaacattattattattacccAAACTACTTTATAGCCTTGTAAAGAGtgttattattttattcaacattttttaccgcagtaaaaaatatctttCTTAGCAGCAATGCAATCCTAGGATATACACATCTATAGCcatatttgtctatctgtttaaACGCTTTGCGAGCTCAGAAAACAAGTCATCATAATTCTCTGCCaatcatatattattttatgtaCACCACCAAAATCCAAATTTGTACCTAACGAAATATCGAAATTTGTTTACAGAAAGCCATTGAATTGGGTTGGAAGACAGTGCGAGTGAAGGTCCGTGGTCTTGGCCCTGGAAGAATGGTACGTTCAAAATATAGAGTCACTAATAGATTTTATAGATAatataatttgtattttattttgttccaGTCGGCAATCAAGGGTTTGCAAATGGGTGGACTAAACATTGTTTCCATAACCGACAACACACATGTTTCATTTAACCCCCCAAGGCCCCGAAAACAAAGGAGTCTCTAATCTTGAACTTGTTAAGACCTTTGCTTATAAACAAATACAATAATAGTCGTTAAAAACACAGAAAATGATCTTTGAAATGGAATAAATAACATAGTCACGGTGAGTGAAATTCAACGAAATGAATTGAATTATGGCCGGCCGACTTTAAAGTCACAAGACGACCGTAATTTAAAGACAGTTTTTTCATGTCGTGCGATTGACCAAAGTTTCAAACAATTAAATGCTTAAGTTtgtaaaatgtttttgttttatttttttcttatattacttttttcttaaaaattacAATGGATGCACATAATTCCTTTAATAGTCCTATTCTAAAAAAAAGTACAATATGCAAGTTAGCTATATGGATGCctaaaatatacataaaatacgAAACTTTCCTTCCACTAATCAACTATTAACCCTAATCAATCTTTATAAAATGGGCTGACGAGCGCCAGTTATGTTATGGATGCCATAAAAACTGTTTGACTAAATATCACCTAGCGAACACACTAGCAATATACTTCAATGGAATGCTACTTCTCAACATGGAATTCTAGGGGATACGATCAGGATTTGTACAATGAATGATGTTTTTGGTTGTGGCTAAGCGTGAGGTTCGGATTCGTATTGTCATGTGCTTGCCGAGGTTAATTTTCGCAGACGACCTTCGATGTGATTGTGAAAAACTTTCGCTGCTTTGCTAAGTATACAGGTTTTTCGCGCTTTGTCGAACTTATGCGCTATTGGCGCATCTAATGGACTTCCCTCTCTCTGAGGCGAGAAAGGCCTTGGTGCAGTTCTTCGAAATCTTTCCTGCATTTTGGCCCAGGGGCAGCTTGGATTGGAGAGCTCCTCTGATTTGATGGCGGGGATTTGAAAACTATGTCGTTCTGGAGGGATTTCTGGCTTAATATCTATTTCAGCGTCACAATTATTGCATCCGCTCTGCCCGAATGATGTGTGAAACTGCATATTGGACGCGGTTCCGGGATAATGCGGACTGCCACCGCCGCACGGATTTTGTGGTGTGTTCCCGTGCCTTCCCTCGTCGTTACCTCCTTCTGGCTGTGTAGCGTCGCTCTCTTCGTAGTCCATAAACGTGGTGGAACATGCTGGCTGATAAATTACCGCCGACGCATGACCAGATCTTCCCGATTTCAGTGGCGTTCCCTTCGTCCAGGTGTTCGTTCGCGGATCGTAGACTTCAACGATGGACAGGAAGTTGTTGCCATCAAATCCACCGATTGCGTACAATTTTCCGTCCAGCGGAGTTAGCGATAGAGCACTACGTGCGATTTGGATTGGCGCTACCATGTCCCAGGTGTCGTTTTCGGTGTCATAACGCTCCACAGTGGCCAGTTGCCGGGTGCCGTCAAAGCCTCCTACTACATAGATGTACTGGTTAATTGCCGCCACACCTGATTGTAATTAATTTGGAATTTAGTTGGAAAACAGATAAGAAGATGGTTAGTCATTCTTACCGGCTCCACTGCGACCCGTTTGTAGTGGTGGCAGAAAACTCCACTCATTGTTTTCCGGATGATAACACTCCACACTGCCCAATCGCTCGTTTCCATCAAATCCTCCGATGGCATAGAGCAGCCGATTGACCACCACCACCCCCACACCCAAACGCTTGGCATGCATCGGCTGTACGAGGGTCCAGCGATCGAGTTCTGGGTCATAGCTGGAAAGGATTATAGTAGTGGATAAATCGATAACTTAATTTGTATAAACCAAAACAACTGATTGAATATAACTGATCTCTTTATAGTTAACTAATACTCACTATTCCACTGTGTTGTGGTACTCCATACCCGCGGATCCACCCACGGCGTACATCAGCTCGTCCATgacggccacgcccactcgatGGCGCGGCACGGACATTGGGGCGCAAGGACGCCACGTTTCGCTAACGGCACTGTACCGATCCACCCAATCCGAATCGTAGGAAGATCCAATGTTGTTATTCCTACCTCCAACCGCATAAAACTTTCCCTTGAGGAAAGCGGCGCCCAGGCCGGATCTTGGAATGCGCAGGTTTGGCAGTGTCGTCCACGTCTTGTCGTCCACATTGTATGCCTCCAGAATGTCCAGTGAGTGCCGGAAGAAGCCGCCGGCCACGAATATCATTCGTGTGGTGTTGGGCGTCCTCTCCTTAACACCCGGACACTTGTGCAGCGTTAGGTCCTTGAAGATCTTGGCTAAATACTCCCGACAGGCGGGCACCTTTCGCAGAACGTCACAGTTTTTCATCTGCTCCTTGAGGAAGTTGGGCGTTAGGAACTGGCAACGCACGGCGCCCAGGATGTGCTCCATTTTACAGTGCCGATTGTCCTCGTCGTATTTCACCCACTTAAGGACAGCATTGTAGACCTCTCGCTCCTCCTGCACATTAAGTTCATCCCTTCGGATCAGGGCTATTAACTGATAGGCCGAAAGCTGGAGGAACTCCTCCTCTTGGCACACCTAAAGGAAAATCAAAAGTTGTAATTCTCTGGATAAATTTCCATAAGAGATTACTAACCTGTGTAAAATTCCGCTCAATGAACACATTCGCCTTCTTTTGCAGCTCAACGCAGCCGTGTTGCTCTGCAAAGTGGGCGATGCCAATGGCATTCGTGGGGTCCAGTTGGCGCTCCAGGAAGGCACAGCAGGCATCGATTACGTTTGGCACTTGGAACATGGTTGCCGCCGGCAGCAGTTGGCACACCGTCACCTCAGTCACACGGATCTGGCCGGTGTACATGAAGTACAGGATGCGGGCCATGGCCGTGGGACAGACCTGAAAAAGCGAAACGGACGAACTGTTCATCTATTAAACCAACCAATTAAGGGCCGCGCTTGAGCTCAACTTACCCCCTGGAGTTGGACGCGCGACATCTCCGACTCCTTGAGTCCGCCCGTGAACATGGCCTTGAAGTAGGGCGATGCGGCGGACAGCACCACCTTGTGGGCGGGAAAGAGTTCCTTCTTTACTTCGAGAACCACGTCCGTGAGCATGCCATGAGACCGCATCATGTACATCATTTTCAGGGCCTCCTTGGCGTAGTTGGACATGCAGAAGGTCATGTCGTCGTCCGTGGCATCGTGGTCATCTAGGGTCGAATGCACCGATCCAAACCGACCGCCACAATTCGACGAGATGGAACAACTTTCCGAAGTGTTGTTCATCTCAGCCTCTGGAAGAAAAAGACAgagaatatttatataataacGGATTTATTAATGTTATTATATTAGCtttattaaaagtaattaaactTGAAAATTTGTATTCCGGAAAATATTACCCCTACAGAcgttattttattaaaattatttagttattaaatatgaatttaatgacATATTATATATTCTGCTACTAGTTCGAAACTTGCATACTTTACAACCGGGCCCTGTAACCCTTGTACCCCATCCATCGCAAATAGATCGACAATCAGCTTAAGCTATATATTCTATTATGTTATCTAATCTGTTgtgattttgcaaaaaaaaatccaagaTGGCACTTTAAAGAAATCCTCCAAGTGTGAAATGACGTACGATTTTAGGCTTATTTAAGATAGCTGAATGGTGTGATACTTTAATACGTTCTAGAACTTAAAGGGATTATTTACATTTTGAATGAATTgagtattttgtttttaaattgttagTTTTGGAAAAGTTTAGTATTAGAGATTTACTGTTTCTCGATAGGAAAACTATCCCGATAAGATTAAATTAAATGGTTTTTAGGCCTATAAAGAACCTGTAAAAACAACTCATTTAGTTTTTCAAGTACACTCTTCCGAGCGGGTACTATAATCCAATGGGAATTTGCATTGTCACGACAAACCAGTTTCCCCTTACTCTTATCTTCTATGATTATATCCAAAACGACTTTCACGGCTGGTTCTAATTATTCAAACACACGCCCGAATGCAACTAAATTTAATGCTGTTTCACTCCATTATATTTAACATCTCACGTTCGCCTTTGGGTGATTTCACTGTATAACAATCTAGAAGCGTTTCAAACATTTTCGCCAATCATTGTGGGCTGTTTTAGAGTGTGGGACCCGCCAGAGAACTTGATTCGCAATGTGCACCGTCATGATCAGTGGTTTTTTTTCCCCAAAAGCCCGGGTAACAAAATTATCTGGCAAACTCGTTGGGAATTGAACTGTAGACCCATCGTAACATCCAAAACGAACCTTCTGGGGGGCAGGAGTACATCTTGTGGGTGGGCATGTCGGAGATGTGACTCTCGTACTGCATGGGGGAATGCATTTGGGTTTGCATTTTGGCAAATGAGAATCCTTGAGGAGATCTTTTTTTCTGGTTTGGCACTTCACGAGATACGGTTCTTAGTTATTATAATCAAACTCCACCCGCGATAATGGTAACTTGCAAACAAAGACTGGGTGAAAATGAAAACGCACGATCAGCTTTTGCTCCGTAAATCCGCTCCGGCGATCATGCGTGCGCCTTGGAGAGAGCCCGTCAACTGACTGCTATGTGGTCTGCTCTAGCCATCGGGAATTGGACTCGAAAGCCCCATAGACCCCAGAGACTTATCTCTCGGATGGCGGGGAGCGTTACAAAGAGCGCTATCATGCTTACATGTGACTCGGTTCTTTTTGGACCCTTGCTTACAGGTGAATACTCCTTGTTGGGGCGATAAAAAACTCCACAATTATGCACACCATGAATGAACGCACGATTTTTGGTCCGTAACGATGATGTTCACAAATCGGTACCTTTGGTAAACACAATTGTCTGTCATGATTTTCAGTTTCAGGTGAGAAATGTCTAACCTGCCCAGCAGGTTTTTTAGGGGATCACGAATTTCCAATGTTTAATTTACCCAACTAATTAATTTGCAGGGTAGATGTACGGCTATACAAAACTTTGGAAAACTTTACGCGCGTCATCCAGGCATTTAGGAATTTCGTTTCGTTAAAATGATAAGTTAAATCTGTTTAAAGTCCGCCCAAAATCAACAAATCGATGCCatcaaaaaaaagtgaaaCGCCCTATTAACAACATAATATCATAATTCTGTTAATCAATTATAAGGaatatatttaagtaaaaATTTTGTTCCCTTTTGCAGTCTATAATGCCTATATTATTAGTAGTTTAATAATGATTGGCGGGTTTTCATAGTATTTCGTTTAAGAGTTTAATACCCTCAAATCTGACTGTATTTCATATCTGATAAATCATTGTTACCAAGCAATCAAATCATGTCAATAAATTTAGACGTATTGAGTCATGACGCTACGCACACATTTATGTTCCCTGAACCTGAAAAAATTTCCCACTTATTTCCTGTTTATGAAGATATTGTCTTGTTAAATAATCATGATGATAGAAATATTAGTACTATCATTTATATACAAATCATAATAAAATGATGTACTATTTAACTAATTTTAAGTTTTACCGTCTGTATTattgtttcaaagtgtaccgGACCAGAAACAATTTTAGGATACATGTTGACatataattttgaaataatatgtatttatgtaatATTGATTCTAGTAATATCAGAACCGAAAATTATAAGATAATTCTTACAAAAATGCTTAAAGATCCATTATGGGTCAACTATTATTAGATTTTAAATAGACAGGTTTcggaaaatattattttttcagtGCAGTTATTTCACGAACCTTGTATCTGAATCACTAAAAAATAAGATATGCATACATATGTGTGTTTGTAGCTCTTGAAAAAAAGGGGCTTCCCTGAATACACCAATCTCGTGATCAATTAATTACCCAGCTGAAATTCAGAAACTCCAATGTGTGGGAAATGGATTCTACTCTTCGTTTATCAAAGTGCGGTTTAAAAATTACCGCGTAAAGTGAGGACGGGTTGGTTAATGAATGATAAAGGCAAAAACTTGGCGAAATAGTGCCGAATCATGATGAGGAGGCAAAACCTTATACACATTCTCCGTATGATTGTGTAGGTGAAAACAAATAGCGTAATCAGCAGGGAGCGGGCTTGTGTGAGTGCAGGTACCGTTGAACTTTGCTTCCacataaacaaatattacTCACTTACAATCCTCTCCCTGTCCCCCTCTCACGCACGTACGAATGGTACACAGTACATGCATGCCATTTATGTACATACGCACACCCACACTTCCAATGCCATGTGCCAAACAGCTGATGGAGGCCATGGAAATGGAACTCACGAAGAAGGCCATTGATTGTGATTGTGAAAAGGCCACTTTGTTTTAAGAGATTACTGCAATGCGGAGCAAACATTTACACTGCATCTGCATCACCAGGGAACTCAAGATCTCACAGATACTGTGTACATAACCACGCATATAAGCTGGGAAAGTGCACCGTAAATTTCTCCCTTTGTTTCATTGAAGTTTTCACTCGAAGGTAACTAACGCTCGTAGGTAAATGAAAACGTTTGTAATCGGTCAACAGACCTAAGCTAATTTAAAGCACTCGATGTGCTATATTTTATTTACGGTTTTTATGATTTATTTACTGCTACTCacaactttatttatttatttttcacttGCCACTCCGATTTTTTTCTCCTCTTTGCGAGTGTTGGTAAACGCTCACCTGTTTACATGCGAGATTTCAAGGGTTGCCAGATGGTTAGAAAAGGTTGAGGTTAAACAATGAAATACTTAATTTTAAACCTGATTGATATAATCAAAAAACATTTCCTAGGCTAAT is from Drosophila suzukii chromosome 3, CBGP_Dsuzu_IsoJpt1.0, whole genome shotgun sequence and encodes:
- the mRpS11 gene encoding small ribosomal subunit protein uS11 gives rise to the protein MSLKTVFLSALRSITLPAVPLQTSRIHTSACWRKAEDRKEMLASLPAKDEGTVGEKTVDIDTLINRKAKFFPDASTATQLFNGTPFNELPICNIRVSPNNTIISVTDHKGVLRLIRSCGIEGFKNTRKGTNIAAQATAVTISGKAIELGWKTVRVKVRGLGPGRMSAIKGLQMGGLNIVSITDNTHVSFNPPRPRKQRSL
- the Keap1 gene encoding kelch-like ECH-associated protein 1B isoform X1, translated to MQTQMHSPMQYESHISDMPTHKMYSCPPEEAEMNNTSESCSISSNCGGRFGSVHSTLDDHDATDDDMTFCMSNYAKEALKMMYMMRSHGMLTDVVLEVKKELFPAHKVVLSAASPYFKAMFTGGLKESEMSRVQLQGVCPTAMARILYFMYTGQIRVTEVTVCQLLPAATMFQVPNVIDACCAFLERQLDPTNAIGIAHFAEQHGCVELQKKANVFIERNFTQVCQEEEFLQLSAYQLIALIRRDELNVQEEREVYNAVLKWVKYDEDNRHCKMEHILGAVRCQFLTPNFLKEQMKNCDVLRKVPACREYLAKIFKDLTLHKCPGVKERTPNTTRMIFVAGGFFRHSLDILEAYNVDDKTWTTLPNLRIPRSGLGAAFLKGKFYAVGGRNNNIGSSYDSDWVDRYSAVSETWRPCAPMSVPRHRVGVAVMDELMYAVGGSAGMEYHNTVEYYDPELDRWTLVQPMHAKRLGVGVVVVNRLLYAIGGFDGNERLGSVECYHPENNEWSFLPPLQTGRSGAGVAAINQYIYVVGGFDGTRQLATVERYDTENDTWDMVAPIQIARSALSLTPLDGKLYAIGGFDGNNFLSIVEVYDPRTNTWTKGTPLKSGRSGHASAVIYQPACSTTFMDYEESDATQPEGGNDEGRHGNTPQNPCGGGSPHYPGTASNMQFHTSFGQSGCNNCDAEIDIKPEIPPERHSFQIPAIKSEELSNPSCPWAKMQERFRRTAPRPFSPQREGSPLDAPIAHKFDKARKTCILSKAAKVFHNHIEGRLRKLTSAST
- the Keap1 gene encoding kelch-like ECH-associated protein 1B isoform X2 translates to MNNTSESCSISSNCGGRFGSVHSTLDDHDATDDDMTFCMSNYAKEALKMMYMMRSHGMLTDVVLEVKKELFPAHKVVLSAASPYFKAMFTGGLKESEMSRVQLQGVCPTAMARILYFMYTGQIRVTEVTVCQLLPAATMFQVPNVIDACCAFLERQLDPTNAIGIAHFAEQHGCVELQKKANVFIERNFTQVCQEEEFLQLSAYQLIALIRRDELNVQEEREVYNAVLKWVKYDEDNRHCKMEHILGAVRCQFLTPNFLKEQMKNCDVLRKVPACREYLAKIFKDLTLHKCPGVKERTPNTTRMIFVAGGFFRHSLDILEAYNVDDKTWTTLPNLRIPRSGLGAAFLKGKFYAVGGRNNNIGSSYDSDWVDRYSAVSETWRPCAPMSVPRHRVGVAVMDELMYAVGGSAGMEYHNTVEYYDPELDRWTLVQPMHAKRLGVGVVVVNRLLYAIGGFDGNERLGSVECYHPENNEWSFLPPLQTGRSGAGVAAINQYIYVVGGFDGTRQLATVERYDTENDTWDMVAPIQIARSALSLTPLDGKLYAIGGFDGNNFLSIVEVYDPRTNTWTKGTPLKSGRSGHASAVIYQPACSTTFMDYEESDATQPEGGNDEGRHGNTPQNPCGGGSPHYPGTASNMQFHTSFGQSGCNNCDAEIDIKPEIPPERHSFQIPAIKSEELSNPSCPWAKMQERFRRTAPRPFSPQREGSPLDAPIAHKFDKARKTCILSKAAKVFHNHIEGRLRKLTSAST
- the Keap1 gene encoding kelch-like ECH-associated protein 1B isoform X3, which gives rise to MARILYFMYTGQIRVTEVTVCQLLPAATMFQVPNVIDACCAFLERQLDPTNAIGIAHFAEQHGCVELQKKANVFIERNFTQVCQEEEFLQLSAYQLIALIRRDELNVQEEREVYNAVLKWVKYDEDNRHCKMEHILGAVRCQFLTPNFLKEQMKNCDVLRKVPACREYLAKIFKDLTLHKCPGVKERTPNTTRMIFVAGGFFRHSLDILEAYNVDDKTWTTLPNLRIPRSGLGAAFLKGKFYAVGGRNNNIGSSYDSDWVDRYSAVSETWRPCAPMSVPRHRVGVAVMDELMYAVGGSAGMEYHNTVEYYDPELDRWTLVQPMHAKRLGVGVVVVNRLLYAIGGFDGNERLGSVECYHPENNEWSFLPPLQTGRSGAGVAAINQYIYVVGGFDGTRQLATVERYDTENDTWDMVAPIQIARSALSLTPLDGKLYAIGGFDGNNFLSIVEVYDPRTNTWTKGTPLKSGRSGHASAVIYQPACSTTFMDYEESDATQPEGGNDEGRHGNTPQNPCGGGSPHYPGTASNMQFHTSFGQSGCNNCDAEIDIKPEIPPERHSFQIPAIKSEELSNPSCPWAKMQERFRRTAPRPFSPQREGSPLDAPIAHKFDKARKTCILSKAAKVFHNHIEGRLRKLTSAST